In a genomic window of Polypterus senegalus isolate Bchr_013 chromosome 13, ASM1683550v1, whole genome shotgun sequence:
- the thap7 gene encoding THAP domain-containing protein 7, translating to MPRHCSAAGCKSRDTNETRKNGITFHRLPKRGNPRRLLWLANCRRTDPESQAMWDPKSQFIYFCSRHFTKDSFELVGTSGYHRLKDDALPTIFETFSKIRHVACARDKQVKQDSDMGSSKVPVKRSRSQKLMEDDKSTLIKGTTSGRRGRKPRTEIVKIAGTLSTNSLQRSQDILNGQEESESVPAKDVELSSQMLPPGVNCCAPARVQEENPTSQLSSESEVARPVSPSMYMSRLPPPPGAYISKEHSYGVGSPLFWKARAEFAFEAMEVAQRQLSACRRREIRLRQRLAALTQERKRENMEAARLEHLPPRGRKRLSATKENRRETAERCLETGRIVTVDEREVLSYCRESCSPIQVHEDQEGISLKENQIYCLDERSAETGLDTSKEAQFVNFGGRQFLIFGAGGAERQTEAAVTLKEGHLLSLLGEEKQLVTLGGAQLFAMEQEPSERRITPFLLEEGETQIVALDEEMSSCVSEENRLQQILTLGRQSFAVITADKHFETQRSGSSLQSSSEVVGVDENYSDAVCPSPTYKEKPPTTVEVGVTWDERAADLASWSGKHQSAASAGRQSPLDLRERLKEHLQVFELQLIGDFDNEDDMEDV from the exons ATGCCACGACATTGCTCTGCAGCAGGATGCAAGTCGAGGGACACGAACGAGACCCGGAAAAATGGAATCACATTTCACAG GCTTCCAAAACGTGGCAACCCTCGCCGTTTGTTGTGGCTGGCCAACTGTCGACGTACTGACCCAGAAAGCCAGGCAATGTGGGATCCAAAGTCACAGTTCATCTACTtttgctcaaggcacttcacaaaaGATAGCTTTGAGCTGGTGGGGACAAG CGGGTACCATCGGCTGAAGGATGATGCACTGCCCACAATCTTTGAGACCTTTTCCAAGATACGACATGTGGCATGCGCCAGGGATAAGCAAGTGAAGCAGGATTCCGACATGGGCTCTTCGAAAGTACCCGTGAAAAG AAGCAGAAGCCAGAAGCTTATGGAGGATGATAAGTCAACCTTAATAAAGGGCACCACTTCTGGACGGAGGGGAAGAAAACCAAGAACTGAGATAGTTAAGATAGCTGGCACCTTATCTACCAACTCTCTTCAGAGAAGCCAGGATATCTTAAATGGACAAGAGGAATCTGAAAGTGTACCAGCTAAAGATGTCGAGTTAAGCAGCCAAATGCTGCCCCCTGGGGTGAACTGTTGTGCTCCTGCAAGAGTCCAAGAAGAGAATCCAACCTCTCAGTTGTCATCCGAGTCAGAAGTGGCACGTCCAGTGTCTCCTTCCATGTATATGTCTAGACTTCCCCCACCTCCTGGAGCTTACATCAGCAAGGAACATAGCTATGGCGTAGGCAGCCCTCTTTTCTGGAAAGCAAGAGCTGAATTTGCCTTTGAGGCAATGGAGGTGGCCCAGCGGCAGCTCTCTGCTTGTAGAAGGCGAGAAATAAGATTGAGACAGAGACTGGCAGCACTAACGCAGGAGAGAAAACGTGAAAACATGGAGGCAGCAAGATTGGAGCATCTTCCTCCAAGGGGGAGGAAGAGGCTTTCTGCGACTAAAGAGAACAGACGTGAGACTGCAGAAAGATGTCTGGAGACAGGCCGGATTGTCACTGTTGATGAGCGGGAAGTGCTTAGCTATTGCAGGGAGTCCTGCTCTCCAATTCAGGTACATGAAGACCAGGAAGGCATATCTCTAAAAGAAAATCAGATTTACTGTCTAGATGAGAGGTCAGCAGAGACAGGTTTGGACACCTCAAAGGAGGCTCAGTTTGTGAATTTTGGAGGCAGGCAGTTCCTGATTTTTGGTGCAGGGGGTGCAGAAAGGCAGACTGAAGCAGCAGTGACCCTCAAGGAAGGCCATTTGTTGAGTCTGTTAGGAGAAGAAAAGCAGCTTGTCACACTGGGTGGGGCACAGTTGTTTGCCATGGAGCAGGAACCGTCAGAGAGACGGATCACTCCTTTTTTACTGGAGGAAGGAGAGACCCAAATTGTGGCCTTGGACGAAGAGATGAGTAGCTGTGTCAGTGAGGAGAACAGGCTCCAACAAATATTGACATTAGGAAGACAATCTTTTGCCGTCATCACTGCAGACAAGCACTTTGAGACTCAGAGGAGTGGATCGTCCTTGCAATCATCCTCAGAAGTTGTGGGGGTAGATGAGAACTACTCTGACGCTGTATGTCCCTCTCCAACATACAAGGAGAAGCCACCAACTACAGTGGAGGTAGGAGTGACTTGGGATGAGAGGGCAGCAGATCTTGCATCCTGGTCTGGGAAGCATCAGTCAGCAGCTTCTGCTGGGAGACAGAGTCCTCTGGATTTGAGAGAGAGGCTAAAAGAGCATCTGCAAGTGTTTGAACTGCAACTGATTGGAGATTTTGATAACGAAGATGATATGGAGGATGTGTGA